In Bacillus sp. Cs-700, one genomic interval encodes:
- a CDS encoding ABC transporter ATP-binding protein has protein sequence MSSNKKPSKRKRPDDLKGTIARIWRYLSIQKGWLFLVIVMVVFSSGFSLLGPYLTSIAIDNYLVPGELEGLPLILGLLVAVYVLQSAATFFQNFWMIGIAQKTVYRMRKDLFHHLHRLPIPFFDKKTHGELMSRLTNDIENVSRTLNSSVIQIFSSVLTLIGTVGLMLWLSPLLTLITFTIIPLMFLGMKWITNRTGHYFKEQQRNLGEMNSVIEETLSGQQIIKSFSQEKRVLTQLNEKNEALRSSGFWAMTYSGFIPKLMNVLNNVSFLLIAAAGGLLSLKGLVSIGVIVAFIQYSRLFTRPLNDLANQFNTILSAVAGAERVFHILDEKEERPDEGEAVSLQHVKGKVAFRNVSFGYEKDGATLTNLSFEAKAGESVAIIGPTGAGKTTIVNLLMRFYELNGGTIEVDDHDVTKVKRESLRQNMGFVLQDTFLFNGTVRENIRYGRLDATDEEVEEAARVANAHTFISRLSEGYDTVLNQDGGGISYGQRQLLSIARAVLADPAILILDEATSSIDTRTEIQIQKALWSLMEGRTSFIIAHRLNTIQRADQIIALDQGKIIEKGTHEELLEKKGYLWGQVGT, from the coding sequence ATGAGCTCAAACAAAAAACCCTCTAAACGAAAACGACCGGATGATTTGAAGGGAACGATTGCACGAATTTGGCGCTATTTATCCATCCAAAAAGGCTGGCTTTTTCTTGTCATCGTGATGGTCGTGTTTAGTTCAGGATTTAGTTTGCTTGGTCCTTATTTAACAAGCATAGCGATTGATAACTATCTTGTGCCAGGAGAGTTAGAAGGTCTGCCGTTGATTCTTGGTTTGCTTGTCGCCGTCTATGTGTTGCAATCAGCAGCCACCTTTTTTCAGAACTTCTGGATGATCGGCATTGCACAGAAAACGGTTTATCGCATGAGAAAAGATTTGTTTCATCATCTTCATCGCCTGCCCATTCCTTTTTTTGATAAGAAAACGCATGGTGAACTGATGAGCCGACTAACAAACGATATTGAAAATGTTAGTCGTACGTTAAATAGTTCGGTCATCCAGATCTTCTCTAGTGTCCTTACTTTGATTGGTACAGTAGGGCTGATGTTGTGGTTAAGTCCGCTTTTAACGTTAATCACGTTCACGATCATTCCCCTTATGTTTCTTGGGATGAAGTGGATTACGAATCGAACCGGACATTATTTTAAAGAACAGCAGCGAAACCTTGGAGAAATGAATAGTGTTATTGAAGAGACACTATCAGGACAGCAAATTATTAAATCTTTTTCGCAAGAAAAGCGTGTCTTAACGCAATTGAACGAAAAAAATGAAGCGCTAAGATCGTCGGGGTTCTGGGCGATGACGTATTCAGGATTTATTCCGAAATTGATGAACGTACTGAATAACGTCAGTTTCTTGCTGATCGCGGCTGCTGGAGGTTTGCTGTCACTGAAAGGTTTGGTTTCAATCGGTGTCATTGTAGCGTTTATTCAGTATTCCCGTCTTTTCACAAGACCGCTGAATGACCTGGCCAATCAATTTAATACGATACTATCCGCTGTAGCTGGTGCGGAGCGCGTCTTTCATATTTTGGATGAAAAAGAAGAGCGGCCGGATGAAGGGGAGGCGGTATCACTCCAACACGTGAAAGGGAAAGTGGCGTTTCGGAACGTATCGTTTGGTTATGAAAAAGATGGTGCAACGCTTACGAATCTCTCTTTTGAAGCAAAAGCGGGTGAATCGGTTGCAATTATTGGCCCAACCGGAGCAGGGAAAACAACGATCGTGAATCTGCTCATGCGCTTCTACGAACTAAATGGGGGCACAATCGAAGTGGATGATCACGACGTTACGAAAGTGAAGCGGGAAAGCCTGAGACAAAACATGGGTTTTGTTCTTCAAGATACCTTTTTGTTTAACGGAACCGTTCGTGAAAACATTCGCTATGGACGCCTGGATGCAACGGATGAAGAAGTAGAAGAAGCAGCGCGAGTAGCCAATGCGCACACGTTTATTTCAAGGTTATCAGAAGGGTACGATACAGTGCTGAATCAAGACGGTGGAGGGATTAGTTACGGTCAAAGACAGCTTCTTTCCATTGCGAGAGCTGTGCTTGCCGATCCTGCGATTTTGATTCTCGACGAAGCAACAAGTAGCATTGATACGCGAACGGAAATTCAAATCCAAAAAGCGCTCTGGTCGTTAATGGAAGGTAGAACGAGCTTTATTATCGCCCACCGTTTAAATACGATCCAACGAGCCGATCAAATTATCGCCCTTGATCAAGGAAAGATTATTGAAAAAGGCACGCATGAAGAATTATTAGAGAAAAAAGGTTATTTGTGGGGTCAGGTCGGAACCTGA